One Littorina saxatilis isolate snail1 linkage group LG1, US_GU_Lsax_2.0, whole genome shotgun sequence genomic window carries:
- the LOC138976726 gene encoding piggyBac transposable element-derived protein 4-like, whose translation MCDPRVIVISKMAGRSTTGRIGLRSALELIMQDGSDLEISDNDSEDNLSDSSDVFVPMDDDFGDDSDIMSDNESVGHDHVFDAPTDIDSDVEQPEAGAIPVIYDDDSDTEWMEDWTRSLVNFPVSAPFEGGSGLNLPENFEATPTPLDFYQLIVTPSVMKLFKTETNRYARTTCDEKKAAGGLSARSIFNTWTPVTLEEMNKFLAILVHMGLVKKPKIDDYWSTHPALSTTFASRLMTRCRFAAILAFFHLNDNARFIPRGRPDHDPLFKLRPLFDHLVQKFQQLYKPEEDICIDEAMCPWRGRSAFRCYMKDKPTKWGMKLYELCESVSGYVCNMEVMCHEPGVSNKPKEVCLRLLTPFANKGHTLFVDNYYCNPALADELVAENTALVGTVRANRIGLPRDLAKQQMQQGEMDYRRKNQLLYIHWKDKRDVHMLTTKHLPQMKRVGSRARPQNQKDKPECVVEYIHNMAGVDKSDQMISYLPLHRKTCKWWKKLAFHLLTLVMIQGHILCNKHKKEHQQKEMCLEDFVKSVCVSLAAQCTVDPAEDEAAALPLPQRPHLGAAVPPPNVMDRLRPGSHFPEEFASKPGSNAKLQRTCKVCYDRMKHRGASRDELKNRVPHTKYRCEQCQVNLCITPCFKMWHTMDKYHI comes from the exons atgtgcgacccacgtgttatCGTCATTTCCAAGATGGCGGGTCGTTCTACGACAGGACGCATCGGCTTGAGAAGTGCGCTAGAACTCATTATGCAGGACGGCTCCGATCTTGAAATTAGTGATAATGACAGTGAAGACAATCTTTCAGATTCTAGTGACGTGTTCGTGCCTATGGACGACGATTTTGGTGACGATTCTGACATTATGAGTGACAATGAAAGTGTTGGTCATGACCACGTGTTTGATGCACCCACTGACATTGATAGCGATGTTGAGCAACCAGAGGCTGGCGCTATTCCAGTTATATACGACGATGACAGTGACACTGAATGGATGGAAGACTGGACACGGTCGTTGGTGAATTTTCCCGTGTCGGCCCCCTTTGAGGGTGGCTCGGGCCTAAATCTTCCAGAGAACTTCGAGGCCACGCCTACTCCTCTTGACTTCTATCAGCTCATTGTTACACCGTCTGTAATGAAGCTGTTCAAAACGGAAACCAACAGGTATGCGAGAACCACGTGTGATGAGAAAAAAGCTGCTGGAGGGCTGTCAGCAAGATCAATATTCAACACCTGGACGCCAGTCACACTGGAAGAGATGAACAAATTTCTGGCAATTTTAGTGCACATGGGACTGGTCAAGAAACCCAAAATAGATGACTACTGGTCTACTCACCCTGCTCTCTCCACCACCTTTGCCTCGCGCCTCATGACAAGGTGTCGCTTCGCTGCTATTTTAGCATTCTTTCACCTCAACGATAATGCACGCTTCATCCCCCGTGGTCGACCTGATCATGATCCACTCTTCAAACTTCGTCCTCTGTTTGATCATCTTGTGCAG AAATTTCAGCAATTGTACAAGCCAGAAGAAGACATCTGCATTGACGAGGCGATGTGCCCCTGGCGTGGGCGTTCTGCATTCCGCTGCTACATGAAGGACAAACCTACAAAATGGGGGATGAAACTGTATGAACTTTGTGAATCTGTCTCAGGATATGTTTGCAACATGGAAGTGATGTGCCATGAACCTGGAGTGTCCAACAAACCCAAGGAAGTGTGCTTGCGCCTGCTGACACCGTTTGCAAACAAGGGGCACACATTGTTTGTAGACAACTACTACTGTAACCCTGCGTTGGCTGATGAACTGGTTGCAGAAAACACTGCTCTTGTTGGAACTGTGAGGGCAAACCGCATTGGTTTGCCACGTGATCTAGCCAAGCAGCAGATGCAGCAGGGGGAGATGGACTACCGCCGAAAAAATCAGCTTTTGTACATCCACTGGAAAGACAAGCGTGATGTGCACATGCTGACAACAAAGCATCTGCCGCAGATGAAACGAGTTGGTTCCAGAGCCAGACCCCAAAATCAGAAAGACAAGCCTGAGTGTGTTGTTGAATACATACACAACATGGCTGGTGTGGATAAGTCAGACCAGATGATCTCGTACCTCCCCCTCCACCGCAAGACATGCAAATGGTGGAAAAAGCTTGCCTTTCATCTGCTGACCCTGGTGATGATTCAGGGACACATCCTGTGCAACAAACACAAGAAGGAGCACCAACAGAAGGAAATGTGCTTGGAGGATTTTgtgaagagtgtgtgtgtctccctgGCTGCGCAGTGTACAGTTGACCCAGCAGAGGATGAAGCGGCCGCTCTTCCACTTCCACAGAGACCTCATCTTGGAGCAGCTGTCCCACCTCCAAACGTCATGGATCGTCTGCGGCCTGGATCACATTTTCCAGAAGAATTTGCTTCAAAGCCAGGCTCCAATGCAAAACTTCAGAGAACCTGCAAGGTGTGCTATGACAGGATGAAGCATCGGGGCGCATCACGCGATGAACTCAAAAACCGCGTGCCTCACACTAAATATCGTTGTGAACAGTGCCAGGTGAACTTGTGTATCACACCTTGTTTCAAGATGTGGCACACCATGGATAAGTACCATATTTGA